In a single window of the Gammaproteobacteria bacterium genome:
- a CDS encoding hypothetical protein (Evidence 5 : Unknown function) → MTILLGTYHALPEDNRKLVLLSAICNEPMTVTQFKNLLIQLGWRSTKDRGLYQGFDNAVRAQVVSAGIWVNKDIRIQTRSAAIELTVG, encoded by the coding sequence ATGACCATTCTACTCGGAACTTACCACGCACTTCCCGAAGACAATCGCAAACTGGTATTGCTCAGTGCTATCTGCAACGAACCCATGACGGTGACTCAGTTCAAAAATCTGCTGATACAACTTGGCTGGCGTAGCACCAAGGATCGGGGGCTTTACCAGGGATTCGATAATGCGGTACGTGCTCAGGTAGTTAGTGCTGGGATTTGGGTAAATAAAGATATCCGGATTCAAACTCGAAGTGCAGCTATTGAATTAACAGTTGGTTGA